From a single Candoia aspera isolate rCanAsp1 chromosome 2, rCanAsp1.hap2, whole genome shotgun sequence genomic region:
- the LOC134488837 gene encoding vomeronasal type-2 receptor 26-like, with translation MRSIAPDVQTTSIQDQDECIPKVIIFLSYNEPLGILLASLALFFSFTTLSILGIFTEFLETPIVRANNRDLSYILLISLLGSFLTSFLFIGRPRNATCLLRQTNFSLIFSVALSSLLAKTVTVVLAVLATKPGNGSFTVTTSEMIIKFGPYYKWRQVNVFVYHAETSSFLEGIAVIEKVLSGFETPIVGKVWLTTARWDFTLEPASILGYNQFSYPDWRQPMRKGLNKCQQRTNGQLHPFLQNPQFYNNSMEGVYLDEKGDLVANMDIMNSVISANKTITRMKLGHLERQRSQDFKLTINPNSIAWMEMLSKPLPPSRCVESCPPGFRKVAQEGRPICCYDCLPCPEGTISTMEDAEMCTRCPEDQHPNINQNRCIPKAIIFLSYKDSLGIVLATVALFLSLITGFVLGIFLKFQETPIVKANNRDLSYILLVSLLLSFLTPFLFIGQPTKPTCLLRQMVFSIIFSTATSSVLAKTITVVVAFLARKPGNKLKRWLGRSLANSIILCCSSVQVFICTIWLATSPPFPDSNMHSQPGEIVLQCNEGSVPMFYSALGYMGFLAAVCFMVAFLARNLPGVFNEAKLITFSMLVFCSVWVSFVPTYLSTKGKYMVAVQVFSILASSAGLLGCIFIPKCYIIILKPDLNTKE, from the exons ATGCGGAGCATTGCACCAGATGTCCAGACAACCAGTATCCAGGACCAAGATGAGTGCATTCCAAAGGTAATAATCTTCCTCTCCTATAATGAACCTTTGGGGATCCTCTTGGCTTCCTTggcccttttcttctccttcaccACACTCTCCATCTTAGGAATCTTCACTGAATTCTTAGAAACCCCCATAGTCAgggccaacaaccgggacctctcctacatcctcctcATTTCCCTCCTGggttccttcttgacctccttcctcttcattggccgTCCAAGGAATGCCACCTGCCTTCTTCGACAGACAAACTTCAGCCTCATCTTCTCAGTGGCTCTTTCATCTCTCTTGGCCAAAACAGTCACGGTGGTCTTGGCTGtcttggccacaaaaccagggaacGGA AGCTTCACAGTGACTACCAGTGAAATGATTATAAAGTTTGGTCCATACTACAAGTGGAGACAAGTCAATGTCTTTGTTTACCATGCAGAGACCAGTTCTTTCCTCGAAGGCATAGCAGTAATAGAAAAGGTGCTTTCTGGCTTTGAGACACCCATTGTAGGAAAGGTCTGGCTCACAACAGCCCGCTGGGACTTCACTTTAG AACCTGCCTCCATCCTTGGCTACAACCAGTTCTCTTATCCTGATTGGAGACAACCCATGAGGAAGGGCCTGAACAAGTGTCAGCAGAGGACCAATGGTCAG CTTCATCCCTTCCTTCAGAACCCCCAGTTTTATAATAATTCCATGGAAGGTGTATACTTGGATGAGAAAGGAGACCTGGTGGCTAACATGGACATCATGAACTCTGTAATTTCTGCCAACAAAACCATAACTCGAATGAAACTGGGGCATCTAGAAAGACAGAGATCCCAAGATTTCAAACTCACAATCAACCCAAATAGTATTGCATGGATGGAAATGCTGAGcaag CCTCTGCCTCCTTCccggtgtgtggaaagctgtcctcccggattcaggaaggtggctcaggaggggaggcccatctgctgctacgACTGTCTTCCTTGtccagaaggaaccatctccaccatgGAAG ATGCAGAAATGTGCACcagatgtccagaagatcagcatccaaacaTAAACCAAAATCGCTGCATCCCAAAGGCTATAATCTTCTTATCCTATAAGGATTCTTTGGGAATTGTCCTAGCAACCGTTGCCCTCTTCTTGTCATTAATTACAGGCTTTGTTTTGGGAATCTTCCTTAAATTCCAAGAAACTCcaatcgtcaaagccaacaaccgggacctctcctacatcctcctggtctccctcctgctttccttcttgaccccCTTCCTGTTCATCGGTCAGCCAACCAAACCAACCTGCCTCCTGCGACAAATGgtcttcagcatcatcttctcaacTGCCACCTCTTCTGTCCTAGCAAAGACAATCACAGTAGTGGTGGCCTTCTTGGCCAGAAAACCAGGGAATAAACTGAAGAGATGGCTGGGAAGGAgcttggccaactccatcatTCTCTGTTGTTCCAGTGTCCAAGTTTTCATTTGCACCATCTGGCTGGCCACTTCTCCGCCATTTCCTGACTCCAATATGCACTCACAGCCTGGAGAAATTGttctgcaatgcaatgaaggatCTGTCCCCATGTTTTACAGTgctcttggctacatgggcttcctggctgccgtctgcttcatggtggctttcctggcccggAACCTCCCTGGGgtcttcaacgaagccaagctgatcaccttcagcatgctggtcttctgcagtgtgtgggtctcctttgtgcccacctacctgagcaccaaagggaagtacatggtggctgtgcaggtcttctccatcttggcctccagtgctgggctgctgggctgcatcttcatccccaagtgctacattatcatTCTGAagccagatctgaatacaaaagaa
- the LOC134488838 gene encoding vomeronasal type-2 receptor 26-like, protein MLSFLSAVHNFNQDSRLLPNITLGYNIYDNYFSGQMTSDALLDLLSDGEANVPNYSCGRQKNTVAILEGANADISILISTMLGTFKFPQTNKMVTYEAFKQFHSSMKHFVEKSFMCSYSKDALSVKVWRRCREREELEPLPQEEINQVLSLDSYFTYNIIWAVGLALQSAYFSRSNRPVRNSGEHREVPRLKAWQFHTFLQNSQFRNNSIDGVYLDENGEPAADLDIVTWLVYPNKSVTRMKSGRLERQGFQGSKLVIHEDNIAWMEKLNKFLDVLPLSAQPLPPSRCVESCPPGFRKVAQEGRPICCYDCLPCAEGTISTQEDAEKCTTCPEDQHPNISQDRCIPKINTFLNYKDYLGIILISIALFLSLTTAFVLGIFIKFQDTPIIKANNRDLSYILLVSLLLSFFTSFLFIGQPRRATCLLRQTTFSIIFSVAISSVLAKTITVVLVFLATKPGNKVQGWLGKSLANSIVLSCSGLQVVICSSWLGASSPFPDSDLHSQPGEIILQCNEGSVTMFYCALGYMGFLAAVCFTVAFLARNLPGSFNEAKLITFSMLVFCSVWVSFVPTYLSTKGKYMVAVQVTSILASSAGLLGCIFFPKCYIIILRPDLNTKEQLIMKAKREK, encoded by the exons ATGCTATCCTTCCTTTCTGCTGTCCACAACTTCAACCAGGATTCCCGTCTCTTACCTAACATCACCCTGGGTTACAATATCTATGACAACTATTTCAGTGGGCAAATGACTTCGgatgctctgctggacctgctttcggaCGGGGAGGCCAATGtccccaactacagctgtggaaggcagaAAAACACAGTGGCCATCCTTGAAGGGGCCAACGCTGACATCTCCATCCTCATTTCAACCATGTTGGGCACCTTCAAATTCCCACAG ACAAATAAAATGGTGACCTATGAAGCTTTTAAACAATTTCACTCCTCCATGAAACACTTTGTAGAGAAATCCTTTATGTGCTCCTACAGCAAGGATGCCTTGTCTGTGAAAGTCTGGAGACGGTGCAGGGAGAGAGAAGAACTGGAGCCTCTGCCCCAGGAAGAGATCAACCAGGTCCTCTCTCTCGACAGCTATTTCACTTATAACATCATCTGGGCTGTCGGGCTGGCCTTGCAGTCAGCCTATTTCTCCAGATCCAACAGGCCAGTGAGAAACAGTGGGGAGCACCGGGAAGTTCCAAGGCTGAAGGCTTGGCAG tTTCACACCTTCCTTCAAAACTCCCAGTTCCGCAATAATTCCATTGATGGGGTATATTTGGATGAGAATGGAGAGCCGGCTGCTGACTTGGACATTGTGACCTGGCTGGTTTACCCCAACAAGTCTGTCACCAGGATGAAATCTGGCCGTCTAGAAAGACAGGGGTTCCAGGGTTCCAAATTGGTGATCCACGAGGACAATATTGCATGGATGGAGAAGCTGAACAAG tttctggatgttcttcctctctctgcccagcccctgcctccttcccggtgtgtggaaagctgtcctcccggattcaggaaggtggctcaggaagggcggcccatctgctgctacgactgtcttccttgtgcagaaggaaccatctccacccagGAAG atgcagaaaaatgcaccacttgtccagaagatcagcatccaaatATCAGTCAAGATCGTTGTATTCCCAAAATTAACACCTTCCTAAATTATAAAGACTATTTGGGGATCATCCTAAtttccattgccttgttcctaTCTTTAACAACAGCCTTtgtcttgggaatcttcattaaattccaagacactccaatcatcaaagccaacaatcgggacctctcctacatcctcctcgtctccctcctgctttccttcttcacctccttcctcttcattggccagccAAGAAGAGCCACCTGCCTCCTCCGACAGACaaccttcagcatcatcttctcagttgccatttcttctgtcttggccaaaacgatCACGGTGGTGCTGGTCttcttggccacaaaaccagggaataaaGTACAGGGATGGCTGGGGAAAAGCTTGGCCAACTCTATCGtcctttcttgctctggtctCCAAGTTGTCATTTGCAGCAGCTGGCTTGGTGCTTCTTCCCCATTTCCTGACTCTGACCTACACTCTCAgcctggagagatcatcctgcaatGCAACGAAGGATCCGTCACCATGTTTTACTGTgctcttggctacatgggcttcctggctgctgtctgcttcacagtggctttcctggccaggaaccttcCTGGgtccttcaatgaagccaagctgatcaccttcagcatgctagTTTTCTGCagcgtctgggtctcctttgtgcccacctatctgagcaccaaggggaagtacatGGTAGCTGTGCAGGTCacctccatcttggcctccagtgctgggctgctgggctgcatctttttccccaagtgctacattattatTTTGAGGCCAGACCTCAATACTAAGGAGCAATTAATCATGAAggctaaaagagaaaaatga